The following proteins come from a genomic window of Sphingobium cloacae:
- a CDS encoding HesA/MoeB/ThiF family protein, translating into MTLTDDQLDRYARHIVLKEIGGAGQARLLSADVAVIGAGGIGSPAILYLAAAGVGTIRVIDDDAVALSNLQRQVLFGTADIGASKAEAAMAAVARLNPDVKLIPINARIDADNATLMLREADAVLDGCDSFATRLAVADAAQALRIPLVSAAVGPFEGQLATYRGWERDKPCYRCLVGAPEDAPERNCAETGVIGALTGVMGSLAALEVIRALVPFGEESAGKLLLCDLLSMRFRTLAVPKDPACPGCAVELCAN; encoded by the coding sequence ATGACCCTCACCGACGATCAGCTCGACCGCTATGCGCGCCATATCGTCCTCAAGGAGATTGGCGGCGCGGGGCAGGCGCGGTTGCTGTCTGCCGATGTGGCGGTGATCGGCGCGGGCGGGATCGGGAGTCCGGCGATCCTCTATCTGGCGGCGGCGGGCGTCGGCACGATCCGCGTGATCGACGACGATGCGGTCGCCCTCTCCAACCTCCAGCGGCAGGTGCTGTTCGGCACCGCCGACATCGGCGCGTCCAAGGCGGAGGCCGCGATGGCCGCCGTCGCGCGACTCAATCCCGATGTGAAGCTGATCCCCATCAACGCGCGGATCGACGCGGACAATGCCACGCTGATGCTGCGCGAGGCAGACGCGGTGCTGGACGGTTGCGACAGCTTCGCGACGCGGCTCGCCGTGGCCGACGCCGCGCAGGCGCTGCGCATTCCGCTGGTGTCGGCGGCGGTCGGGCCGTTCGAGGGGCAGCTTGCCACCTATCGCGGATGGGAGAGGGACAAGCCCTGCTATCGCTGCCTCGTCGGCGCGCCCGAGGACGCACCGGAGCGCAACTGCGCGGAAACCGGCGTGATCGGCGCATTGACGGGCGTCATGGGCAGCCTCGCCGCGCTGGAGGTGATTCGCGCGCTCGTCCCCTTCGGCGAGGAGAGCGCGGGCAAATTGCTGCTCTGCGACCTGCTGTCCATGCGCTTCCGCACGCTCGCCGTGCCCAAGGACCCGGCCTGCCCCGGCTGCGCGGTGGAATTGTGCGCGAACTGA
- the dut gene encoding dUTP diphosphatase, giving the protein MPSPFAPIEIRLKRLPHGEGLPVPAYATAHAAGMDVVSAEDVTIAPGGRHAVATGFAMAIPEGYEVQVRPRSGLALKHGISLPNTPGTIDADYRGELKVILINLGDAPFVIARGDRIAQLVAAPVQMARFAEVKELDDTARGSGGFGSTGVSSS; this is encoded by the coding sequence CCATGGGGAGGGGCTGCCAGTGCCTGCCTATGCAACCGCACATGCAGCGGGCATGGATGTGGTGTCGGCGGAGGATGTGACCATCGCGCCGGGAGGCCGCCACGCCGTCGCGACCGGTTTCGCCATGGCGATACCGGAAGGCTATGAAGTGCAGGTGCGTCCGCGCTCCGGCCTGGCTCTCAAGCATGGCATCAGCCTGCCCAACACGCCCGGCACGATCGACGCGGACTATCGCGGGGAATTGAAGGTGATCCTCATCAATCTGGGCGATGCGCCCTTCGTCATCGCGCGCGGAGACCGGATCGCGCAACTCGTCGCCGCGCCGGTGCAGATGGCGCGCTTCGCCGAAGTCAAGGAACTGGACGATACCGCGCGGGGTTCAGGGGGTTTCGGCTCCACGGGCGTTTCTTCCTCATGA